DNA from Vicinamibacteria bacterium:
GTGTAGCGGGTGAAATTGCCGGCGATGGCCTGGATGCCCTCGTCTTTGATGTGCTCCGGCGTGGCGAAGTCGGGCTGTCCCGCGGAAAAATCCACGATGTCTTCGCCCGCCGCGCGAAGCCGCATCGCTTCCGCCATTACCGCCATCGTCGGTGATGGCTGGATCAAACCGACGCGACGGGCGAGCCTCATGTTCTGGATCCTCGTACTTTCTCCAAGAGTCTCCTCTCCACGCCGTCGGGCACCAGCCCATGCACGCTCCCGCCAAGGCTCGCGACCTCTTTCACCAGCCGCGAGCTCACGTACGAGTAATCTTCCGCGGGCATCATGAACACGGTCTCGATGGTCGGGGCGAGGCGCCGGTTCATCAGTCCCATCTGGAACTCGTACTCGAAATCGCTGATGGCGCGAATGCCGCGGACGATCGCCGTGGCCTTCCGGCCCGCGGCGTAGTCCACGAGAAGCCCACTGAAGGCGTCAGCCTCCACGTTGCCGCCGTGGGCGAAGGCTTCACGGATCATCTCCAGACGCTCTTCGACGGTGAACAGCGGCTTTTTTTCCACGTTCTCGAGCACGGCGACGATGATGGTGTCGAAGAGCGAGCTGCCTCGTTGAATGATATCCACATGGCCCAGGGTCAGCGGGTCGAAAGATCCCGGGTAAATGGCAATCCGCTCGGACATCGCGGAAAGCGTAACACATCCGTTCGTCGGGAATCATTCGGTCAGGGCGAATAGGGTGAAACAGCTCTCTCCCGCCCGAATCATCCGTTGGCTCACCAGGTTTCCGATGCGATCGGGAAGCTCCCGTTTGTGATGATGCTCGAGGACGACGAATGCCGAATCCGACAGAATCGTGCCCCTTCCGAGAAACCGCAGGAGCTTCTCGGGTTCCATCGACCGGTAAGGTGGATCGGCGAAGACCACGTCGAAACGTCCCGAAAGGCGCGAAAGGGTGGAGAGGACGTCCTTCCTGATGACTTCGGCTCGGTCTAGGAGTCCGAGCTCTTCGATGTTTCTGCGGATCGCTTCCGCCGCCGCTCGACGCCGCTCCACGAGCACGGCGTGGGCCGCACCTCGTGAAAGGGCCTCGATGCCGAGCGATCCCGCCCCGGCGTAGAGGTCCAGAACCCGAGCTCCTTCGAGACGGCTCGCCAGGACGTCGAAAAGGCTCTTCTTCAACCGTCCGCTGGTCGGGCGGGTCTTCGTCCCGTGGGGAGCCACGAGCTTGCGGCCCCGAAGTGCGCCACTTCCGATGCGCACGGGT
Protein-coding regions in this window:
- the coaD gene encoding pantetheine-phosphate adenylyltransferase, coding for MSERIAIYPGSFDPLTLGHVDIIQRGSSLFDTIIVAVLENVEKKPLFTVEERLEMIREAFAHGGNVEADAFSGLLVDYAAGRKATAIVRGIRAISDFEYEFQMGLMNRRLAPTIETVFMMPAEDYSYVSSRLVKEVASLGGSVHGLVPDGVERRLLEKVRGSRT
- the rsmD gene encoding 16S rRNA (guanine(966)-N(2))-methyltransferase RsmD; this encodes MRIGSGALRGRKLVAPHGTKTRPTSGRLKKSLFDVLASRLEGARVLDLYAGAGSLGIEALSRGAAHAVLVERRRAAAEAIRRNIEELGLLDRAEVIRKDVLSTLSRLSGRFDVVFADPPYRSMEPEKLLRFLGRGTILSDSAFVVLEHHHKRELPDRIGNLVSQRMIRAGESCFTLFALTE